In Populus alba chromosome 1, ASM523922v2, whole genome shotgun sequence, a single window of DNA contains:
- the LOC118039063 gene encoding polygalacturonase QRT3, translating into MEPTVQGKMFTILMGYLASLFIVHVNGGTSLPPDIHQKLISNGRYHDQMQKMQALKHSLLTRRQLATPPISSSPAPAPQATLQPPGSRPRVYQVTSYGADPTGKSDSTEALLKAIADAFNGPSEGFLMKGITNLGGAHINLQGGNYLISKPLRLPAAGAGNLMISGGTLTASDDFPADGYLIDLSASSSSSSSYYYEYITIKDLMLDCKFRGGGISVINSLRTSIDNCYITHFNTEGISVKNGHETYIRNSFLGQHITAGGDPGERNFSGTAINLMGNDNAVTDVVIFSAAIGVMVSGQANTLSGVHCYNKATGFGGTGIYLKLPSLTQTRIVNCYLDYTGIVAEDPVQLTISSSFFLGDAFILLKSINGLAKGINIVDNMFAGSDKGIEIVQLDQSKGPFKKIDQVVVDRNNVEGMNLKATAARGSAQGNGTSWTVDFSRVLLFPNLINHVQYSLSSSGTKFPSHALRNVSQNRVVIESDIAVAARVFVTVEQGS; encoded by the exons ATGGAGCCAACAGTGCAAGGAAAAATGTTCACGATTCTTATGGGGTACTTGGCTAGTTTGTTCATTGTTCATGTCAATGGAGGGACTTCTCTTCCGCCTGATATTCATCAAAAACTCATCAGCAATGGTCGTTATCACGATCAAATGCAAAAAATGCAAGCTTTGAAGCACTCTTTGTTAACTCGTCGACAATTGGCCACTCCCCCCATCTCTTCCTCTCCAGCTCCTGCACCGCAG GCTACGCTCCAGCCACCTGGGTCTCGTCCACGTGTATACCAGGTGACATCATACGGTGCAGATCCAACAGGGAAATCAGACAGCACGGAGGCACTCTTAAAAGCTATAGCAGATGCGTTTAATGGTCCCAGTGAAGGGTTCTTGATGAAAGGAATCACTAATCTCGGTGGCGCACACATTAATCTTCAAGGTGGAAATTACTTGATCAGCAAACCTCTGCGACTGCCGGCTGCCGGAGCTGGGAACCTTATG ATTAGCGGAGGGACATTAACAGCATCGGATGATTTCCCAGCAGACGGATACCTTATTGATCTATCAGCCTCATCATCGTCTTCATCGTCCTATTACTACGAGTATATAACCATTAAAGACCTCATGCTGGACTGCAAGTTTAGGGGAGGAGGCATCTCAGTTATAAACTCACTTCGGACTAGCATAGATAATTGCTACATTACACATTTCAACACTGAAGGAATTTCAGTCAAAAATGGCCACGAGACCTACATCCGCAACTCCTTCCTTGGACAGCACATTACTGCAGGTGGCGATCCGGGCGAAAGGAACTTTTCAGGCACTGCAATTAACCTAATGGGAAACGATAATGCTGTTACAGACGTGGTTATCTTTTCAGCTGCTATAGGAGTAATGGTTTCCGGTCAGGCGAACACACTTTCCGGTGTGCATTGTTATAATAAGGCAACAGGTTTTGGTGGCACTGGAATCTATTTGAAGCTGCCAAGTCTGACACAGACCCGGATCGTGAATTGTTACTTGGATTACACCGGCATTGTTGCTGAAGACCCAGTGCAGCTTACAATCTCTAGCAGTTTTTTCCTTGGTGATGCATTCATCCTCCTCAAATCAATCAATGGTTTGGCAAAGGGAATCAACATTGTTGATAACATGTTTGCTGGATCTGACAAGGGGATTGAGATTGTTCAGTTGGACCAATCAAAAGGTCCTTTTAAGAAGATTGATCAAGTTGTGGTGGATAGGAACAATGTAGAGGGGATGAATCTGAAGGCGACGGCTGCAAGAGGTTCTGCGCAGGGGAATGGCACTTCATGGACTGTAGACTTCAGTCGAGTTCTGTTGTTTCCTAACCTTATCAATCATGTACAGTACTCATTAAGTTCAAGTGGCACCAAGTTTCCCAGCCATGCTTTAAGGAATGTTTCTCAAAACCGTGTTGTGAT